In one Heptranchias perlo isolate sHepPer1 chromosome 25, sHepPer1.hap1, whole genome shotgun sequence genomic region, the following are encoded:
- the LOC137342213 gene encoding transmembrane protein 248-like isoform X1, with product MVTWHLLENVKYFVVHRPPLVLFVLSISSLGIAFFSLGIYIRSHEVTNPDVPQAWNTVLQSLSKLEFCLSENESLRQSNTGPLPEVGRGSVRRRPDPDPSAHTTTQQPLATAGIPVNVSLLVPMSFDSKEPLKRFYSNITRLQAVVVGNLLGLEESKAKEMINIMLTSPWPPEHYLSQINSTNTKSPLTCITMSAAAHVLPQARYFPSCTLENLTDASLYQATLAESSEKTSQDLTSAQCYKAQYKPEPKFSIVLSKEDRILCSQHLLKTSYILLLLALIIFCLSVACGLRKRLRHKAMNLHKVHLLEM from the exons ATGGTGACATGGCACCTGTTGGAGAATGTGAAGTATTTTGTTGTCCACCGGCCACcactggttttgtttgttttgagcaTCAGCTCTTTGGGCATCGCTTTCTTCAGTCTCGGGATCTACATCCGCTCACACGAAGTCACAAACCCTGATGTGCCTCAG GCCTGGAATACAGTCCTGCAGTCTCTCAGTAAACTGGAATTCTGTCTGTCTGAAAATGAAAGCCTGCGGCAGTCTAACACAGGACCTCTACCTGAAGTTGGACGTGGTTCTGTAAGGAGACGACCAGACCCAGATCCTTCAGCTCATACCACAACACAGCAACCCTTGGCCACTGCTGGCATACCAGTCAATGTGTCTCTGCTAGTGCCAATGAGCTTTGACTCAAAGGAGCCGTTAAAAAGATTTTATAGTAACATAACTCGTCTTCAAGCTGTGGTGGTTGGAAATCTGCTGGGGCTGGAAG AGTCTAAAGCAAAGGAGATGATTAACATCATGCTGACATCGCCATGGCCACCTGAACATTACCTTTCACAAATAAACTCCACAAATACCAAGAGTCCCCTTACCTgtatcacaatgtctgcagctgcACATGTCCTGCCCCAAGCAAG ATACTTTCCTTCCTGTACCTTGGAGAATCTCACAGATGCATCATTGTATCAAGCCACATTGGCAGAGAGTTCAGAAAAGACTTCACAAGATCTCACTTCTGCTCAGTGCTACAAGGCACAGTACAAACCTGAACCCAAATTTTCCATTGTGCTGTCAAAG GAAGACCGTATTCTTTGCAGTCAGCATTTACTGAAGACCAGTTACATTCTGCTTCTGCTGGCTCTCATTATTTTCTGTCTGTCTGTAGCATGTGGGCTGAGAAAGAGACTGAGGCACAAGGCAATGAACCTACACAAG GTCCATCTTCTAGAGATGTGA
- the LOC137342213 gene encoding transmembrane protein 248-like isoform X2, with amino-acid sequence MVTWHLLENVKYFVVHRPPLVLFVLSISSLGIAFFSLGIYIRSHEVTNPDVPQAWNTVLQSLSKLEFCLSENESLRQSNTGPLPEVGRGSVRRRPDPDPSAHTTTQQPLATAGIPVNVSLLVPMSFDSKEPLKRFYSNITRLQAVVVGNLLGLEESKAKEMINIMLTSPWPPEHYLSQINSTNTKSPLTCITMSAAAHVLPQARYFPSCTLENLTDASLYQATLAESSEKTSQDLTSAQCYKAQYKPEPKFSIVLSKVHLLEM; translated from the exons ATGGTGACATGGCACCTGTTGGAGAATGTGAAGTATTTTGTTGTCCACCGGCCACcactggttttgtttgttttgagcaTCAGCTCTTTGGGCATCGCTTTCTTCAGTCTCGGGATCTACATCCGCTCACACGAAGTCACAAACCCTGATGTGCCTCAG GCCTGGAATACAGTCCTGCAGTCTCTCAGTAAACTGGAATTCTGTCTGTCTGAAAATGAAAGCCTGCGGCAGTCTAACACAGGACCTCTACCTGAAGTTGGACGTGGTTCTGTAAGGAGACGACCAGACCCAGATCCTTCAGCTCATACCACAACACAGCAACCCTTGGCCACTGCTGGCATACCAGTCAATGTGTCTCTGCTAGTGCCAATGAGCTTTGACTCAAAGGAGCCGTTAAAAAGATTTTATAGTAACATAACTCGTCTTCAAGCTGTGGTGGTTGGAAATCTGCTGGGGCTGGAAG AGTCTAAAGCAAAGGAGATGATTAACATCATGCTGACATCGCCATGGCCACCTGAACATTACCTTTCACAAATAAACTCCACAAATACCAAGAGTCCCCTTACCTgtatcacaatgtctgcagctgcACATGTCCTGCCCCAAGCAAG ATACTTTCCTTCCTGTACCTTGGAGAATCTCACAGATGCATCATTGTATCAAGCCACATTGGCAGAGAGTTCAGAAAAGACTTCACAAGATCTCACTTCTGCTCAGTGCTACAAGGCACAGTACAAACCTGAACCCAAATTTTCCATTGTGCTGTCAAAG GTCCATCTTCTAGAGATGTGA
- the LOC137342213 gene encoding transmembrane protein 248-like isoform X3: MVTWHLLENVKYFVVHRPPLVLFVLSISSLGIAFFSLGIYIRSHEVTNPDVPQAWNTVLQSLSKLEFCLSENESLRQSNTGPLPEVGRGSVRRRPDPDPSAHTTTQQPLATAGIPVNVSLLVPMSFDSKEPLKRFYSNITRLQAVVVGNLLGLEESKAKEMINIMLTSPWPPEHYLSQINSTNTKSPLTCITMSAAAHVLPQARYFPSCTLENLTDASLYQATLAESSEKTSQDLTSAQCYKAQYKPEPKFSIVLSKALTAL, from the exons ATGGTGACATGGCACCTGTTGGAGAATGTGAAGTATTTTGTTGTCCACCGGCCACcactggttttgtttgttttgagcaTCAGCTCTTTGGGCATCGCTTTCTTCAGTCTCGGGATCTACATCCGCTCACACGAAGTCACAAACCCTGATGTGCCTCAG GCCTGGAATACAGTCCTGCAGTCTCTCAGTAAACTGGAATTCTGTCTGTCTGAAAATGAAAGCCTGCGGCAGTCTAACACAGGACCTCTACCTGAAGTTGGACGTGGTTCTGTAAGGAGACGACCAGACCCAGATCCTTCAGCTCATACCACAACACAGCAACCCTTGGCCACTGCTGGCATACCAGTCAATGTGTCTCTGCTAGTGCCAATGAGCTTTGACTCAAAGGAGCCGTTAAAAAGATTTTATAGTAACATAACTCGTCTTCAAGCTGTGGTGGTTGGAAATCTGCTGGGGCTGGAAG AGTCTAAAGCAAAGGAGATGATTAACATCATGCTGACATCGCCATGGCCACCTGAACATTACCTTTCACAAATAAACTCCACAAATACCAAGAGTCCCCTTACCTgtatcacaatgtctgcagctgcACATGTCCTGCCCCAAGCAAG ATACTTTCCTTCCTGTACCTTGGAGAATCTCACAGATGCATCATTGTATCAAGCCACATTGGCAGAGAGTTCAGAAAAGACTTCACAAGATCTCACTTCTGCTCAGTGCTACAAGGCACAGTACAAACCTGAACCCAAATTTTCCATTGTGCTGTCAAAG GCACTGACAGCCCTCTAG